The Anolis carolinensis isolate JA03-04 chromosome 2, rAnoCar3.1.pri, whole genome shotgun sequence genome has a window encoding:
- the LOC100566348 gene encoding transitional endoplasmic reticulum ATPase: protein MASKGRRERRRLLRGSPGGAGGGRQAGREGGGRAGRPSKAGRAQGEGRGGQGDAEQGPRTRRRGARQPPAAAAAAMPATGGEAKGEDYSTAILRQKHRPNRLIVDEAANEDNSIVSLSQAKMEELHLFRGDTVLLKGKKRRETVCIVLTDDSCQSEKIRMNRVTRNNLRVRLGDVVSVQACPDVKYGKRIHVLPIDDTIAGLTGNLFEVYLKPYFLEAYRPVHKGDIFLVRGGMRAVEFKVVEVDPSPHCIVAPDTIIHCEGEPIKREDEEESLNDVGYDDIGGCRKQLAQIKEMVELPLRHPALFKAIGVKPPRGILLYGPPGTGKTLVARAVANETGAFFFLINGPEIMSKLAGESESNLRKAFEEAEKNAPAIIFIDELDAIAPKREKTHGEVERRIVSQLLTLMDGLKQRSHVIVMAATNRPNSIDPALRRFGRFDREIDIGIPDSVGRLEILQIHTKNMKLADDVDLERVANETHGHVGADLAALCSEAALQAIRKKMSVIDLEDDTIDADILNSMAVTMDDFQWALGQSNPSALRETVVEVPQVCWDDIGGLQEVKRELQELVQFPVEYPDKFLKFGMTPSRGVLFYGPPGCGKTLLAKAIANECQANFVSIKGPELLTMWFGESEANVRDVFDKARQAAPCILFFDELDSIAKARGGGAGDGGGAADRVINQILTEMDGMTNKKTVFIIGATNRPDIIDPAILRPGRLDQLIYIPLPDEKSRVAILQANLRKSPVAKDVDLNYLAKITHGFSGADLTEICQRACKLAIREAIEMEIKAERERQRSKYAAMDDDYDPVPEIRRDHFEEAMRFARRSVSDNDIRKYEMFAQTLQQSRGFGNFRFPSGKQSGSSGGSGSGSGGGGGSSSGGQGNLFQEEGDDDLYN from the exons ATGGCTTCCAAGGGGCGCCGGGAGAGGCGGCGCCTTCTGCGGGGAAGCCCTGGCGGGGCGGgcggaggcaggcaggcaggcagggagggagggggccgagCCGGGCGCCCTTCCAAAGCGGGGAGGGCCCAGGGCGAGGGGAGGGGAGGGCAAGGGGACGCGGAGCAGGGGCCGAGGACGCGTCGGAGAGGGGCCCGCCAGCCGCCAGCAGCAGCCGCCGCCGCCATGCCCGCCACGGGAGGGGA GGCCAAGGGAGAGGATTATTCCACAGCTATTCTGAGGCAGAAACATCGTCCAAATCGCCTCATTGTGGATGAAGCTGCCAATGAGGACAACAGTATTGTGAGCCTGTCCCAG GCCAAGATGGAGGAACTGCATTTGTTCCGGGGAGACACAGTGCTGCTGAAGGGAAAGAAGCGCCGGGAGACAGTGTGCATTGTTCTCACGGATGATTCCTGCCAGAGTGAGAAGATCCGTATGAACCGTGTAACCCGTAACAACCTCCGAGTGCGTCTTGGAGATGTAGTCAG TGTGCAGGCCTGCCCGGATGTGAAGTATGGGAAGCGGATCCATGTCCTGCCCATTGATGACACTATTGCAGGCTTGACTGGAAATCTTTTTGAAGTTTACCTGAAACCCTACTTTCTGGAAGCCTATAGACCTGTGCACAAAG gTGATATTTTCCTGGTGCGAGGAGGAATGAGAGCTGTGGAATTTAAAGTCGTAGAGGTGGATCCCAGCCCTCACTGCATTGTTGCTCCTGACACCATTATCCACTGTGAGGGGGAGCCCATCAAACGAGAA GATGAAGAGGAGAGCCTCAATGATGTTGGCTATGATGACATTGGGGGCTGCCGTAAACAACTGGCCCAAATCAAGGAGATGGTGGAGTTGCCCTTGCGACACCCAGCACTCTTCAAAGCTATCGGTGTGAAG CCTCCACGAGGGATTCTTCTCTATGGCCCACCTGGCACTGGGAAAACCCTTGTGGCTCGTGCAGTTGCAAATGAAACGGGAGCATTCTTTTTCCTTATCAATG GGCCAGAGATCATGAGCAAGTTGGCTGGGGAGTCAGAGAGCAACTTGCGCAAAGCCTTTGAAGAAGCTGAGAAGAATGCTCCAGCCATCATCTTTATCGATGAACTAGATGCCATTGCTCCTAAGAGAGAGAAG ACTCATGGGGAAGTGGAAAGGCGCATCGTCTCCCAGCTGCTCACGCTCATGGATGGCTTGAAACAGCGGTCGCATGTGATAGTCATGGCTGCTACCAACAGGCCTAACAGTATTGATCCTGCCCTTCGCCGGTTTG GGCGGTTTGATCGAGAAATTGACATTGGAATCCCAGATTCAGTGGGAAGACTGGAAATCTTACAAATTCACACCAAGAATATGAAGCTAGCTGATGATGTGGACCTAGAGAGG GTGGCCAATGAGACCCACGGTCATGTGGGTGCTGACCTGGCAGCGCTGTGTTCGGAGGCAGCACTCCAAGCAATCCGCAAGAAGATGAGTGTCATTGACCTAGAGGATGACACTATCGATGCTGACATCCTCAATTCCATGGCTGTCACTATGGATGATTTCCAG TGGGCCCTTGGCCAGAGCAACCCTTCAGCCCTTCGGGAGACTGTGGTGGAAGTGCCACAGGTGTGCTGGGATGATATTGGGGGCCTGCAGGAAGTCAAACGAGAGTTACAGGAGCTGGTACAG TTCCCTGTGGAATATCCTGATAAGTTCCTGAAGTTTGGCATGACACCTTCTCGAGGTGTTCTCTTCTATGGACCACCCGGCTGTGGCAAGACTCTGTTGGCCAAGGCCATTGCGAATGAATGCCAAGCCAACTTTGTCTCCATCAAGGGCCCTGAGCTCCTCACCATGTGGTTTGGAGAGAGTGAAGCCAATGTCCGCGATGTCTTTGACAAG GCCCGGCAAGCTGCTCCCTGTATACTGTTTTTTGATGAGCTGGACTCTATTGCCAAAGCCCGAGGTGGTGGAGCAGGTGATGGTGGAGGTGCAGCTGACCGTGTCATCAACCAGATCCTCACAGAAATGGATGGCATGACTAACAAGAAGACTGTTTTTATCATAGGTGCCACCAACAG ACCCGACATCATCGACCCAGCTATCCTCCGCCCAGGGCGCCTGGATCAGCTCATCTACATCCCATTGCCAGATGAGAAATCTCGTGTGGCTATTCTGCAAGCTAACTTGCGAAAGTCACCAGTTGCCAAG GATGTGGACTTGAATTACCTAGCTAAAATCACACATGGCTTCTCAGGGGCTGACCTCACCGAAATCTGCCAGCGGGCTTGTAAGCTTGCCATCCGTGAAGCAATTGAGATGGAGATCAAGGCAGAGCGGGAACGTCAGCGTTCAAAATATGCTGCCATG GATGATGATTATGATCCTGTGCCAGAAATCAGACGTGATCACTTTGAAGAAGCGATGCGTTTTGCACGCCGTTCAGTCAGTGATAATGACATACGCAAGTATGAGATGTTTGCCCAGACACTACAGCAAAGCCGTGGCTTTGGGAATTTCAG GTTTCCATCTGGAAAGCAGAGTGGCAGTAGTGGTGGCAGTGGGAGTGGTAGTGGCGGCGGCGGTGGCAGTAGCAGCGGTGGCCAAGGAAACCTCTTTCAGGAGGAAGGGGATGATGACCTCTACAACTGA